In the genome of Oligoflexus sp., the window TCATGGAATAGCGATTTTTTAAGCTCCTTATTGCTATTCAATCACAAGGGAAATCATGATGAATCACAGCAATCGCGTAGCAGGTAGCCTTGTCATCGGCTGTCTGCTGATGGCCTGCGGGTCTTCATCCGACGGCAAAAACGAACGATCCGCACGTCCTGAGACGGCCGCGGCGCTTAAAAATCCGGGAGTTTCCAACGGGTCGACACCGACGCCTGCACCGACGCGATCACCGATACCCGGACCGACGTCGACACCAGCTCCCACACCCACCTTTTCTCCGGCCCCCTCTTCATCAGGTTCAACGGCCACGAACGGCGATCTTTGGGTCGACCCCTATTCTCATGCAGCGAATGACGCCCGCATTCTTATGGGAAGCAACGCAGACGATGCCCGCCGCATCCAGCACATTGCCAACCAACCGATGGCTCAGTGGCTCGGCGAGTGGAGCGGCAACGTCGAAGACTCCGTGCGCAAAGCAGCAGCCCAGTCGGGTGGAAAAATTCTCGCCTTCGTCCTCTATAACATTCCCTTCCGCGACTGCGGTTCCTATTCCGCCGGCGGCACTCAGCCCGAAAATTATCGCCATTGGGTGGAAGCGGTGGCGCGCGGACTCGGTTCGCAAAAAGCTTTCTTGATTCTGGAACCCGATGCCGTCGCGCAGCTCGATTGTCTTCCCGCCGCGGCTCAGTCGGAACGTTTGGCTCTTTTGAAGGACGCCGTGCAGATCCTGAAAAAAGCGCCCGGCGCGAAGGTCTACGTGGATGGCGGCCATCCCGCCTGGAAGCCGGCCGATGTCATGGCGGAACGCCTCTTGCAAGCAGGTGTGATGGCGGCTGATGGCTTTGCCTTGAATATTTCCAATTTTCAGACGCTTGAGACCAATATAAGTTACGGCAGGACCCTAAGGTCGCGACTGGGCAAAAACTTTGTTATTGATACCAGTCGCAATGGGCGGGGTCCCGATCCGGATGGGGTCTGGTGCAATCCACGGTCGCGAGCCCTGGGCCGGGCCCCCACTTTGCAAACAGGGACCGAAGGCGTGGATGCCTTTCTTTGGGTGAAACGTCCCGGTGAATCAGATGGCTCATGCAATGGTGGGCCGGGAGCAGGACAATGGTGGCGCGAAATAGCCTTGGAAATGGCGCGAGAGGCTGGGATTTGAATCAAGGACGGAATGCGAATACCCGCGAAAGTCAGCAGGCGTTGATCCGACGCCTCGCCTGGCTGCTCGATAGTTCCATTCGCATTCCGGGCACTCAATTCCGCATCGGCCTGGATGCCATCATCGGACTCATTCCCTGGGCCGGTGATGTCGTGGGCTCCGTCCTGTCCTTTGGAATCATCGGCCTTGCTTTTCAGATGGGAGCGTCCCGCTGGACGCTCCTGCGTATGGGCTTCAATGTCCTTGTGGAACTCGTGGTCGGGGCGATTCCAGTCTTCGGCGATGTTTTCGATGCTGTTTATAAAGCCAACGAAAAGAACGTGCGCCTGCTCGAACGCAGCGTGACCCACCCCCGAGCCCAGCGCAAGGATTTTTGGTTTGTCAGTCTCATCGGGCTGGTGTTGCTCACCGCCCTGGGACTTTCCATCTATGGAACCTACCAGCTGACACTCTGGATCTGGAGCAGTATCAGCCAGTGGAATTCCTGGTAATCAATTCCCGAAGAGTCGATCAAATTCCGCGAAAGCCATCGCCGCTTCCACCTGAGCCCAGAAGCGGTGATAGTGGAAGACCGGCGCTGGACCACCGGCCCGGAAGGCTTCCACCTTCGCAAAATCCGGATCCGAACGATAGCGCGAACGCAGCCCGATGAAAGTCGAATCAGGATTGATCGAGCTGCCGTCCGGCATCTTTCCCTGATACCCGTTTGGAATATAAACCGAATCATAGAAACGCAGATAATCCTTCCGCACCTCGGGCACGGACAGTCCCTTATCATCCTGATGCAGATTCCAGATGCGCACCATCAGCTCTTTCGCAAGGTCCCGCGCCGCGGTATCCATCTGCCCCTGATAGCGGGCGCGACCGATCGCATGGAACATCAGAGTCTTGGCCAAGGCCGAGGCGATGCCCAGATCCTGATTGTATTCCGTTACGGTCACGCTCAGATTCGACTGGGGCTGTCCGCTCCACGCCAGGGTCACAGGTATTTCATATTCACCCGATGACAAAAGACGCGTGACGCCCATCACCCAAGGAACCCAGCGGTCGAGCAGGGCTTCAGCGCGTTGATCACCCGTCGCCGCATAGAGTTCGGCAATCCTTTGCATGGACCAGGCTTGCCAGCCGAACCAGGTATTGGAACCCGGATCCACATACACAGGATCGCTTTCATAGGCCATGCCGTAGAACGTCGAGGTACCGGCCGGATAACTGCCATAGGCTCCGGCCCAGCTGCTGGTGGCGCCGCCGGCGATCGCGCCTTCTTTGGATTGCAGCCACTGATAGAATTCGAGCTGTCGATCCAGACTTTTCGCCCAATCCTCGCGGCCACGCGGGGACCGCGGAATAAATTCCGGATCCTGACTCAGAATGTAAGCGGTCAGGGGATTTTGATAACCAAAGTGCGCGGAGCTGCTGCCGATGCGCCAGGCCCAGCGCGCAGCGGTATCCTCGCCGTAGGACCCGCCCCAGGAATAGTACCAGCCCAAAAGATAATGAGCGCTCTCATAGTTCTTCGCGCCGGGACAGTTCAGCTCGCGGCAGCCGATCGGTTTGAAATACTTATCGAACATCGCATAGCGCAGATAATCGCCCATGCGCGAGGCCTTGGCGGTCAGATCACGAACGCCCTCTTCCCGCCCCTGTTCCTTGGCGATATTGCGCGCGAACCATGTGGCCTGCACGAGGCGGGCATCCGCATCCGGCGCGTTGGTGTAACGCCACTGCCGCTTGTAGCCAGCGCCATCCTGGATGAAAAGGCTTAAATAACCCTGATTCGGTGCACCAAAGCGGAAGTCCTCGATGGAAGGATGCGGAATGGTTTCCCACACCGATTCCTGGGGGCCTCTTTGAAAGGTGTTGATGAAGACGGGTTCATTCGCCTCTCCAGAACCGAAGCCATACCAGTTGCTGGTATCCAAAAGCCAATGCATGCCATAGATCGGCTCGTTGCCATAGGCGGCCTTCAGATCATTGGCCAGGGGATCCTGGCCGACGCTCACCGAATTTTCGAGCGGGGAAGGGTAGGCGTTCGGCGTGCTGTTCTCCCGTGCGAAGCTCGCGGGCGAGTTCGGATTATAAGCTGCCACGGTCGGTTGATAAGTCGGGACCGCATAGCGGTCGATACGATCGTAGACGTACTGAAGGGGAGCAAAGTCACCTGTGTAATGCGCATACATCGCTTCAAGCCAGGCCCAGTAACTGAATGTCTCGCTCGTCGTGACGTGACCGTAATCCGGAGCCTCGACAATCAGGGTCTCGGCAGAGTGATAAGGCAAATTGTATGAGCTGAAGTAACCGTTCCGCGGATCGTGAAGCTTCCACCAAAGTGTAAGAAATTTATCCTGCCACGGGTTGCCGCTTGGTACGCTAATTTCGCGTCCTTGGGCCGTCACAATCTTAAACCCTGCGTCTGTTGCAAAAACCCGCGGCATCGTCGTGTTGGCTCCAGGCCATTGTCCTCCGGCCGCCTGCACAGCGACGCCGCCCGTTCCCGGCTTCTCGTTCACCGTCGGCAGGGCTGCTGCGAAACCCTTGACGGGCAGCGCGAAAGCAAGGGCGAGGGCTGCCAGTCCGTGACATCCCGCTCCTTTCAGCAAACGCTTATGACACTTCATAGAGCATCTCCATGTGTTTGAGATCCCACCTTCAGGTGCGATCAGACTTTCGATTCATACCCCCTGGTACTTTGTAATCAAATATTACAAAGTATCCCTGAGGGCCATTCAGGAATTTGATAGAGCAGAAGCGACGTGTTGCATCCGAACGTTTGCTGATAGAAGATGCGTGGGTAGTTTTTGCGTGAAGACGACTGCAGCAGGCGATGGAATCGTTTGGAATCCATTGCGGGCGCGGCCTCCAGGCTCACTCAAGGCAACTCTCGCGAAGGCATTTCTGGGTTTGACCCCAAAAAATCCTAAAGTCATGAGCGAAATTTTGAGTGAACATGTGTCACAATAGGAGGATTTTTCGAATTCCTTCTATATCTTTTTGGCTGTGTTTTCATAGCGCAGAAACTGGGCTGAAGAAGAAAAGCCCGACGAATGAGGGGTTTCGTTGACAAGTCAAGGAATCTATGGTTGTTTTCCGACCTCATTTGGGCTTCAACTGTGCGAAAGGAATAGCCGCGCATGTGGGTTGATCCAGACTCCTACCATTATTTGCCGATTGTGATTCTGATGGCCGTGGGCGGCATCATTGGTATCGTCCTGCTCACCGCCAACTACTTTCTCGGGGCCCGCGTCCGCGAAAACGTTAAGCAGCATTACGACGTGTATGAGTGTGGCGTGCCACCCGTCGGCAACGCTCGTCAGCAATTCTCTGTTCGCTATTACGTGGTGGGCATAGTATTCCTGCTGTTCGATGTGGAAGTTGTCTTCATGTATCCATGGGCGATCGTCTATAAGAAATTCCTGTCCCAGGGATCTTTTATTCTGCTGCAGATGGTCACCTTTTTTGTGATTCTCCTGGCAGGCTATTTTTATTTGCTGGGCCGTCGCGGCCTGGATTGGGATTAAGGAGGCTTGTTATGGCTAAGGATGGAAGCTCCAGCGTGATCCCGACGAGTCTGGATTTCGCCGTCAAATGGGCCCAAAAGAACTCTCTGTGGCCGATGCCCTTCGGGACCTCGTGCTGCGGTATTGAAATGATGTCCGCCCTGTCGGGGACCTACGATATCTCGCGCTTCGGCTCGGAAGTCGTGCGTTTCGCCCCCAGACAGGCTGATCTTTTGCTGGTTGCCGGCACCATCACCAACAAGATGGGGCCTGTCATTCGTCAGATTTACGACCAGATGCTCGAACCCAAATGGGTCATCGCGATGGGCGCCTGCTCATCCTCGGGCGGTATTTTTGATACGTACTCGGTTCTGCAGGGCATCGACGAGATCATTCCCGTCGATATCTACGTCCCTGGTTGCCCGCCCATCCCGGAAGGCCTGATCTATGCGATCCTGCGCCTGCAGGATGTGGTGGAAAAGGGAGCTCCGCGGCCGCGCATGCATCGCCTGACTCGTCAGGAGGCGGTCGATGCCATGAGCTATCGCAAGGTGATTTCCGATCAGCTTCTGGCTGAAACGCAGGAACCGAAACAGGCAGGTGAACCGAAATGAGTGATCCCGTTCCCCTTATCGTTGACAGGCAAAACAAAGTGCACGCTCATCTCGAAACCGCCTACAAGGAGTTTCGACTTGAGCGTGATGCCGTTCAGGAGTCTGTGCTTTGGCTGAACAAGCCCGAGCAGCTGCCAAAACTCGTGA includes:
- a CDS encoding glycoside hydrolase family 6 protein — protein: MMNHSNRVAGSLVIGCLLMACGSSSDGKNERSARPETAAALKNPGVSNGSTPTPAPTRSPIPGPTSTPAPTPTFSPAPSSSGSTATNGDLWVDPYSHAANDARILMGSNADDARRIQHIANQPMAQWLGEWSGNVEDSVRKAAAQSGGKILAFVLYNIPFRDCGSYSAGGTQPENYRHWVEAVARGLGSQKAFLILEPDAVAQLDCLPAAAQSERLALLKDAVQILKKAPGAKVYVDGGHPAWKPADVMAERLLQAGVMAADGFALNISNFQTLETNISYGRTLRSRLGKNFVIDTSRNGRGPDPDGVWCNPRSRALGRAPTLQTGTEGVDAFLWVKRPGESDGSCNGGPGAGQWWREIALEMAREAGI
- a CDS encoding DUF4112 domain-containing protein, which translates into the protein MNQGRNANTRESQQALIRRLAWLLDSSIRIPGTQFRIGLDAIIGLIPWAGDVVGSVLSFGIIGLAFQMGASRWTLLRMGFNVLVELVVGAIPVFGDVFDAVYKANEKNVRLLERSVTHPRAQRKDFWFVSLIGLVLLTALGLSIYGTYQLTLWIWSSISQWNSW
- a CDS encoding glycoside hydrolase family 48 protein; its protein translation is MKCHKRLLKGAGCHGLAALALAFALPVKGFAAALPTVNEKPGTGGVAVQAAGGQWPGANTTMPRVFATDAGFKIVTAQGREISVPSGNPWQDKFLTLWWKLHDPRNGYFSSYNLPYHSAETLIVEAPDYGHVTTSETFSYWAWLEAMYAHYTGDFAPLQYVYDRIDRYAVPTYQPTVAAYNPNSPASFARENSTPNAYPSPLENSVSVGQDPLANDLKAAYGNEPIYGMHWLLDTSNWYGFGSGEANEPVFINTFQRGPQESVWETIPHPSIEDFRFGAPNQGYLSLFIQDGAGYKRQWRYTNAPDADARLVQATWFARNIAKEQGREEGVRDLTAKASRMGDYLRYAMFDKYFKPIGCRELNCPGAKNYESAHYLLGWYYSWGGSYGEDTAARWAWRIGSSSAHFGYQNPLTAYILSQDPEFIPRSPRGREDWAKSLDRQLEFYQWLQSKEGAIAGGATSSWAGAYGSYPAGTSTFYGMAYESDPVYVDPGSNTWFGWQAWSMQRIAELYAATGDQRAEALLDRWVPWVMGVTRLLSSGEYEIPVTLAWSGQPQSNLSVTVTEYNQDLGIASALAKTLMFHAIGRARYQGQMDTAARDLAKELMVRIWNLHQDDKGLSVPEVRKDYLRFYDSVYIPNGYQGKMPDGSSINPDSTFIGLRSRYRSDPDFAKVEAFRAGGPAPVFHYHRFWAQVEAAMAFAEFDRLFGN
- a CDS encoding NADH-quinone oxidoreductase subunit A produces the protein MWVDPDSYHYLPIVILMAVGGIIGIVLLTANYFLGARVRENVKQHYDVYECGVPPVGNARQQFSVRYYVVGIVFLLFDVEVVFMYPWAIVYKKFLSQGSFILLQMVTFFVILLAGYFYLLGRRGLDWD
- a CDS encoding NADH-quinone oxidoreductase subunit NuoB — protein: MAKDGSSSVIPTSLDFAVKWAQKNSLWPMPFGTSCCGIEMMSALSGTYDISRFGSEVVRFAPRQADLLLVAGTITNKMGPVIRQIYDQMLEPKWVIAMGACSSSGGIFDTYSVLQGIDEIIPVDIYVPGCPPIPEGLIYAILRLQDVVEKGAPRPRMHRLTRQEAVDAMSYRKVISDQLLAETQEPKQAGEPK